Part of the Sporomusa termitida genome, TGCGGCCACAATTTCAATCAAGCTGCCGCCCGGGTTTGCTCTAGCCGACAGGTCAACTGTCTGGCAGGTGGAACAATACCCGGAGGGGGATATTCTGCAGCGGCATATTGACTTAGCCGGCGGCTACAGCCAGTGGTTCGATTTATTGACAATCCAGGCTGCGGCAGACATTATACCCGGTACATATGCTATCATCATCAGCGATGGCCGGCAGACCCGGCAGGTACCGGTTACAGTAGTTACAACAGGCCGTAAGCTTGGCAATGAGCCGCCAGTTATTGAAGAAATTATCCTGCCGCTGGACCGGGATGGCAAAAATGACGAGCGATTATCGCGCAATACCCTGGTCATGCGTGACAAAAGCTGGGATTATTATAAAAATATCATCAATGGTAAAGGGGCCTCCAATCTGGAGGTCGAGGCGCTGCATCCGCTTACTCATATGCGGCTTATTGTCAAAAATCCGTCTGAACAGCAAAAACTGGTGGTTATTACTGCCCGCTTGCATGATGCTCATAGCCGTGAGCCGGTGTCCGGCCTGTTTACACCGGGAACAACCGGTGAGGATAAGGATGCCGGCTCACTGGGCGGGCATGAGGACAAGCTGGTCGCTTTTGCGGCGCTCACCGGTGAGCCGAGGCAGACTGTTCAACTGCCTGTTTATATGAACGAGCAGGCGCTGGCAGGGGGGCAGTACATCCTGCGAGTGGTTATGGAAGATGAGTTTGCGCCGCCGGTGGTGCAGGAAACAGTGATTACTGTTGTTAAAAAGGATTGGAAAGCCCTGGCTGTTATTGGCGGGGCGGCAGTCATTTTACTGGCAGCGCTGCTGCTGGCTGTCAGGCGCGTCAGATCTGTCCTGGCAACGCTCAAAACCCGCTGGCTGGTGACGGTGGCCTTATTTGGGGCGGCGGCGTTTGCGGTTGTTACGGTGCCGTCAACGCTGCTCAATGATTTCTTTCATATCCTGATGGGGCCTTTCGGGTTTCTTGTTACCGGCTTATTTCACAGTATTATGTTGTATATGATGATCATAGCGCTGGTTATACTCATTCCCCGGCCGGGGGTTATTGCCCTGATGATTATTGTGCGCCTCCTGCTGGGAATGCTGGCCTTCGGGCAGGTTTCACCGATCAGTTTATTGTCCTATGGGATTAATGCCCTGTTACTGGAAACGCTGCTGTACAGCAGCGGGCTGTACAGCCACCTGCAGTCGACTGATGCTGCAGCCGGCCTGAACTGGCAGAAGGTTGCCTGCCTGGCCTTGATCTGCGGGGTTGCCGACAGTATTGCGACCTATGTCACTCTGCAGGGCCTGTCGGTATTGTACCGGATGTATTATGCCGACTGGTATATTTATCTGCTGTTACTGATCAACGGCTTCTTATATACAGCAATTGGTGCGGTCTGCGGCGTACGGCTTGGCAGCCGCTTATGCCGGGTAGGGGGGGACTGAAAGATGCAGGCTTTTGTGGAATGGCAGAATGTAACCTTTACTTATAAACATGCGAGTCAGCCCAGTGTCGATCAGTTCAGCCTGCAGGTTGCGGCCGGTGACTTCGTATTGATTACCGGTTCGACAGGCTGTGGCAAAAGTACATTGTTAAAAATGCTTAACGGTCTTATCCCGGAAGAAAGCGGCGGGGTGTTGTGCGGTACTGTGCTGGTGAATAGGCAGGACACCCGCCAGCTTAGTGTTACCCAGCTGAGCCGGACGGTGGGAATGGTGTTTCAAAGCCCGGAGGATCAGATTTTTTCGACCACGGTGTATGATGAAACTGCTTTTGTTTTGGAGAATATGGGCATGGCTGCTGCTGATATTAACCACCGGGTTGATGAGGCCCTGGCGCTGGTGGGGCTGCTCAATAAACGGGAAGCCAGTGTGCATGCCTTATCAGGCGGGCAAAAACAGCGGCTGGCTGTAGCCTCGGTATTGGCTGC contains:
- a CDS encoding MptD family putative ECF transporter S component; this encodes MKLTALLSLCLIALCLLPPLGAGQTGDDVTISLQVPYYLGKPREGVGPGSQLQALYSIENRSQAAVAATISIKLPPGFALADRSTVWQVEQYPEGDILQRHIDLAGGYSQWFDLLTIQAAADIIPGTYAIIISDGRQTRQVPVTVVTTGRKLGNEPPVIEEIILPLDRDGKNDERLSRNTLVMRDKSWDYYKNIINGKGASNLEVEALHPLTHMRLIVKNPSEQQKLVVITARLHDAHSREPVSGLFTPGTTGEDKDAGSLGGHEDKLVAFAALTGEPRQTVQLPVYMNEQALAGGQYILRVVMEDEFAPPVVQETVITVVKKDWKALAVIGGAAVILLAALLLAVRRVRSVLATLKTRWLVTVALFGAAAFAVVTVPSTLLNDFFHILMGPFGFLVTGLFHSIMLYMMIIALVILIPRPGVIALMIIVRLLLGMLAFGQVSPISLLSYGINALLLETLLYSSGLYSHLQSTDAAAGLNWQKVACLALICGVADSIATYVTLQGLSVLYRMYYADWYIYLLLLINGFLYTAIGAVCGVRLGSRLCRVGGD